A genome region from Acidobacteriota bacterium includes the following:
- a CDS encoding dihydrofolate reductase family protein: MTRSPSAVTVPYVIAACAISLDGYLDDASDRRLILSHDDDFDRVDETRAGCDAILVGARTIRRDDPRLVVRSAARIARRVSDGRAAQPMKVTLTRSGRLDPGRAFFTAGPAERLVYASGETAVVATALGARATVVRMPRDASPRWLLHDLAARGVGRLLVEGGSEMLTWFLAEDAVDELHVSIAPFFLGEPEAVRVVGPARFPFGPDRRMPLRRVDQVGDMVVAVYQLRPSS, from the coding sequence GTGACACGATCGCCGTCAGCCGTGACCGTACCCTACGTGATAGCCGCGTGTGCCATCTCGCTCGACGGGTACCTCGACGATGCGAGCGACCGGAGGCTGATCCTGTCGCACGACGACGACTTCGATCGTGTCGACGAGACGCGCGCGGGTTGCGATGCGATCCTCGTCGGCGCCCGCACCATTCGCCGCGACGACCCGCGCCTCGTCGTACGATCCGCAGCGCGGATCGCGCGCCGCGTGTCGGACGGGCGCGCCGCGCAGCCGATGAAGGTGACGCTGACCAGGTCGGGCCGGCTCGACCCGGGCCGGGCGTTCTTCACCGCCGGGCCGGCCGAGCGCCTCGTCTACGCTTCGGGCGAGACGGCAGTCGTGGCAACGGCGCTGGGCGCGCGGGCCACCGTCGTGCGGATGCCGCGTGACGCATCGCCGCGGTGGCTGCTCCACGACCTCGCGGCGCGCGGCGTCGGGCGGCTGCTCGTCGAGGGCGGCTCGGAGATGCTCACGTGGTTTCTGGCGGAAGACGCGGTGGATGAGTTGCACGTGTCCATCGCGCCGTTCTTCCTCGGCGAGCCCGAGGCCGTGCGCGTGGTGGGGCCGGCGCGGTTCCCCTTCGGCCCTGACCGGCGCATGCCGCTTCGGCGCGTCGACCAGGTGGGTGACATGGTGGTGGCCGTGTACCAGTTGAGGCCCTCGTCGTGA
- a CDS encoding dCMP deaminase: MTSSRASDPDDRFWLEQAVDLSRRCPPSLTAFSVGALIVCDGRVLATGFSREDRPHDHAEEVAIRRALETHVALDGAVLYSSLEPCASRASGRRACCDRIAEAGLRRVVFACEEPPIFVPGQGAARLRALGVEVVQLADLAPVVREINAHLAWERSPGR, encoded by the coding sequence GTGACGTCTTCCCGGGCTTCCGATCCGGACGACCGATTCTGGCTCGAGCAGGCCGTCGACCTCTCGCGCCGGTGCCCGCCGAGCCTCACCGCTTTCTCGGTGGGCGCGCTCATCGTCTGCGACGGGCGGGTGCTCGCGACCGGTTTCAGCCGGGAGGACCGTCCTCACGACCACGCCGAAGAGGTGGCGATTCGTCGGGCGCTCGAGACGCACGTCGCGCTCGATGGCGCCGTGCTCTACTCGTCGCTCGAGCCGTGCGCCAGCCGCGCGTCGGGCCGCCGAGCCTGTTGCGATCGCATCGCGGAAGCAGGCCTTCGGCGCGTCGTGTTCGCGTGCGAGGAGCCGCCGATCTTCGTGCCGGGCCAGGGCGCGGCTCGCCTGCGCGCCCTCGGCGTCGAGGTCGTGCAGCTGGCCGATCTCGCGCCGGTGGTGCGCGAGATCAACGCGCACCTGGCGTGGGAGAGATCACCAGGACGTTGA